TTCTCAATAAAAACTATTTTTTAGAGCTGTTTAAGAAAGAGACTGGGAAATCATTTGTCCAGTATCTTACGGAATACCGTCTGGAAAAGGCGAAGCTTCTGCTGGCGATCAGTGGTTTTAAAGGGAGTGAAGTGGCAGATATGACGGGATTTCAGAATAACAGCTATTTTATTTCAGTGTTCAAGA
The sequence above is a segment of the Anaerotignum faecicola genome. Coding sequences within it:
- a CDS encoding AraC family transcriptional regulator — translated: METEIRKLKAEHLTDDMPVDSNGCSRVIRKALNYMEEHYHEDISLESISEVVFLNKNYFLELFKKETGKSFVQYLTEYRLEKAKLLLAISGFKGSEVADMTGFQNNSYFISVFK